From Arthrobacter sp. FW306-2-2C-D06B, a single genomic window includes:
- the tkt gene encoding transketolase, with translation MEEQELTWTSLDQRAVDTVRVLAADAVEKVGNGHPGTAMSLAPAAYLLFQKLMRHDPKNPDWIGRDRFILSPGHTSLTLYIQLFLSGYGLELKDLEALRTWGSLTPGHPEYKHTAGVEITTGPLGQGLASSVGFAYSQRRQRGLFDADAPAGESPFDHTIWVIASDGDLQEGVTSEASSLAGHQELGNLVVIYDENHISIEDDTDVAFTEDVLKRYEAYGWHTQRVDWTKTGEYVEDVQELYGALLAAKAETSKPSIISLRTIIGYPAPKKQNTGKIHGSALGAEEVAALKEVLGFDPERSFQVDEDVLAHARAVVERGAAERSEWQASFEAWQAANPEGAALLERIEAKKLPVELDAALPVFEAGKEVSTRAASGKVLNAIGPVLPELWGGSADLAESNNTTIEGSPSFIPTSRSTGAWKGNPYGRVLHFGIREHAAASIVNGISLHGRTRAFSGTFLIFSDYQRPAIRLGALMGVPSLYVWTHDSIGLGEDGPTHQPVEQLSTLRAIPGLDVVRPGDANEVAAAWKTMLENHENPAGIVLTRQNIPTYARGEGVAEGDTFGSTAGVAKGGYVLAEASKDGATVPADVILIGTGSEVQLAVNAREALQAEGIAARVVSMPCVEWFNKQDSAYRESVLPAAVKARVSVEAGLALGWKEFVGDAGRSISLEHFGASADYKRLFKEFGITAEAVAAAAKDSLAGLGS, from the coding sequence TTGGAAGAGCAAGAACTGACTTGGACAAGCCTGGACCAGCGCGCCGTGGACACCGTCCGCGTTTTGGCCGCTGACGCCGTCGAGAAGGTCGGCAACGGTCACCCCGGTACGGCCATGAGCCTTGCACCGGCCGCCTACCTGCTGTTCCAGAAGCTGATGCGCCACGACCCGAAGAACCCGGACTGGATCGGCCGCGACCGGTTCATCCTGTCCCCCGGACACACATCGCTGACCCTGTACATCCAGTTGTTCCTTTCCGGCTACGGCCTGGAGCTGAAGGACCTCGAGGCCCTGCGCACCTGGGGATCGCTGACCCCCGGCCACCCGGAATACAAGCACACCGCCGGCGTCGAGATCACCACCGGCCCGCTGGGCCAGGGCCTGGCCTCCTCGGTGGGCTTCGCCTACTCGCAGCGCCGCCAACGCGGCCTGTTCGACGCCGATGCTCCCGCCGGCGAGAGCCCGTTCGACCACACCATCTGGGTCATTGCCTCCGACGGCGACCTCCAGGAAGGCGTCACCTCGGAAGCATCTTCCCTGGCGGGGCACCAGGAACTGGGGAACCTCGTGGTGATCTACGACGAGAACCACATCTCCATCGAAGACGACACCGACGTGGCCTTCACCGAAGACGTCCTCAAGCGCTACGAGGCCTACGGCTGGCACACCCAGCGCGTGGACTGGACCAAGACCGGCGAGTACGTCGAAGACGTCCAGGAGCTCTACGGCGCCCTGCTCGCCGCCAAGGCCGAGACCAGCAAGCCGTCCATCATCTCGCTGCGCACCATCATCGGCTACCCGGCACCCAAGAAGCAGAACACGGGCAAAATCCACGGTTCCGCCCTCGGTGCCGAAGAAGTCGCAGCACTCAAGGAAGTCCTGGGCTTCGACCCCGAGCGTTCCTTCCAGGTTGACGAGGACGTCCTGGCACATGCCCGTGCCGTCGTCGAGCGCGGCGCAGCCGAGCGCAGCGAATGGCAGGCATCCTTCGAGGCGTGGCAGGCCGCCAACCCCGAGGGCGCGGCACTGCTCGAGCGCATCGAGGCCAAGAAGCTTCCCGTCGAGCTCGACGCCGCGCTGCCGGTGTTCGAAGCAGGCAAGGAAGTCTCCACCCGTGCCGCGTCCGGCAAGGTCCTGAACGCGATCGGCCCGGTCCTTCCGGAACTGTGGGGCGGTTCCGCCGACCTCGCCGAGTCCAACAACACCACCATCGAGGGTTCGCCGTCGTTCATCCCGACCTCGCGCTCCACCGGCGCATGGAAGGGCAACCCTTACGGCCGGGTGCTGCACTTCGGTATCCGCGAGCACGCCGCCGCGTCGATCGTGAACGGCATCTCGCTGCACGGCCGGACCCGGGCGTTCTCCGGCACGTTCCTGATCTTCAGCGACTACCAGCGTCCCGCGATCCGCCTCGGCGCCCTCATGGGTGTCCCGTCGCTGTACGTCTGGACCCACGACTCGATCGGCCTGGGCGAAGACGGCCCCACCCACCAGCCGGTGGAACAGCTGTCCACCCTCCGCGCCATCCCGGGCCTGGACGTTGTCCGTCCCGGCGACGCCAACGAGGTTGCCGCAGCGTGGAAGACCATGCTGGAGAACCACGAGAACCCGGCAGGCATCGTGCTGACCCGCCAGAACATCCCGACCTACGCACGCGGCGAAGGCGTTGCCGAAGGTGACACCTTCGGCTCCACCGCCGGCGTCGCCAAGGGCGGCTACGTCCTGGCAGAGGCTTCGAAGGACGGCGCGACGGTTCCGGCCGACGTCATCCTGATCGGCACCGGTTCCGAGGTACAGCTCGCGGTGAACGCCCGCGAAGCGCTCCAGGCCGAAGGCATCGCCGCCCGCGTCGTCTCCATGCCGTGCGTCGAGTGGTTCAACAAGCAGGATTCCGCCTACCGCGAGTCCGTGCTTCCGGCCGCCGTCAAGGCCCGCGTCTCGGTCGAAGCCGGCCTGGCACTGGGCTGGAAGGAGTTCGTCGGCGACGCCGGACGCTCCATCAGCCTCGAGCACTTCGGCGCCTCGGCAGACTACAAGCGCCTCTTCAAGGAGTTCGGCATCACGGCAGAAGCAGTCGCCGCCGCCGCCAAGGACTCCCTCGCGGGTCTCGGTAGCTGA
- the tal gene encoding transaldolase — translation MTTTPTQQLSDAGVSIWLDDLSRERLASGTLQKLIDEKNVVGVTTNPSIFHAAITAGSDYDAVIAEQAAKGSSVEETVFEITTTDVADACDLFAPVAAASKGVDGRVSIEVDPRLAWDTEGTIAEAKHLYKKVNKDNVHIKIPATLEGLAAITATLAEGISVNVTLIFSLERYRAVINAFQSGLELAKENGHDLSKIHSVASFFVSRVDSEIDKRLNALGTDEAKALKGKAGVANARLAYQVYEELFSTERWAVLAEAGALPQRPLWASTGVKDPAYPDTLYVTELVAAGVVNTMPEKTLDATFDHGVVTGDTISGTYEEANSVLNALEGLGISYNDVVAILESEGLDKFVASWKELLADVEGALASARKAS, via the coding sequence ATGACTACGACTCCCACCCAGCAGCTTTCCGACGCCGGCGTGTCCATCTGGCTTGACGACCTCTCCCGGGAGCGCCTTGCCAGCGGCACCCTGCAGAAGCTCATCGACGAGAAGAACGTGGTTGGTGTCACCACCAACCCGTCCATCTTCCACGCGGCCATCACCGCCGGCAGCGACTACGACGCCGTGATTGCCGAACAGGCCGCAAAGGGCTCGTCCGTCGAAGAGACCGTCTTCGAGATCACCACCACCGACGTCGCCGACGCCTGCGACCTCTTCGCTCCGGTTGCCGCGGCGAGCAAGGGCGTCGACGGCCGCGTCTCCATCGAGGTGGACCCCCGCCTGGCATGGGACACCGAAGGCACCATCGCCGAGGCCAAGCACCTGTACAAGAAGGTCAACAAGGACAACGTCCACATCAAGATCCCGGCAACCCTTGAAGGCCTCGCCGCCATCACGGCAACCCTGGCAGAGGGCATCAGCGTCAACGTGACCCTGATCTTCTCCCTGGAGCGCTACCGCGCCGTCATCAACGCTTTCCAGTCCGGCCTCGAGCTGGCCAAGGAAAACGGCCACGACCTCTCCAAGATCCACTCGGTGGCGTCCTTCTTCGTGTCCCGCGTGGACTCCGAGATCGACAAGCGCCTCAATGCCCTCGGCACCGATGAAGCGAAGGCCCTCAAGGGCAAGGCAGGCGTTGCCAACGCCCGCCTTGCGTACCAGGTCTACGAAGAGCTGTTTTCCACCGAGCGTTGGGCAGTCCTGGCCGAGGCCGGCGCGCTCCCGCAGCGCCCGCTGTGGGCTTCGACCGGCGTGAAGGACCCGGCATACCCGGACACCCTGTACGTCACCGAGCTGGTCGCCGCCGGCGTCGTCAACACCATGCCGGAAAAGACCCTCGACGCCACGTTCGACCACGGCGTGGTCACGGGTGACACCATCTCCGGCACCTACGAGGAAGCAAACAGCGTCCTCAACGCACTGGAGGGCCTGGGCATCTCCTACAACGACGTCGTCGCAATCCTCGAATCCGAGGGCCTGGACAAGTTCGTCGCCAGCTGGAAGGAACTTCTGGCCGACGTCGAAGGAGCCCTCGCCTCTGCAC
- a CDS encoding heme o synthase translates to MTANVSTTDTPLNASPAVGKRGMSRKFKAYLALTKPRVIELLLVSTLPTMIFAQRGFPSIGLILATLVGGAFAAGSAGVFNCYIDRDIDKLMHRTEKRPLVTGEVTPREALIFAWILGAASIAILWFGANPLSAWLGLGAIVFYVVIYTMILKRRTAQNIVWGGAAGCFPVLIAWAAVTNTVEWPAVVLFMVIFLWTPPHYWPLSMRYGEDYRNANVPMLGAIAGAKVVSVQVVLYAWAMVVCSLLLVPVGRAGWVYTIAAVLAGAWFLYESHALYNRAQGGDVSNKGAMKVFHGSISYLTLLFIALAVDPFIGSPIIGG, encoded by the coding sequence GTGACTGCCAACGTGAGCACAACAGATACGCCCCTCAATGCTTCCCCGGCTGTGGGGAAGCGCGGAATGTCCCGTAAGTTCAAGGCGTATCTGGCACTGACCAAACCCCGCGTGATCGAATTGCTGCTGGTCAGCACCCTGCCCACCATGATCTTCGCGCAACGGGGCTTCCCCTCCATCGGCTTGATTCTGGCCACGTTGGTGGGCGGCGCCTTCGCCGCCGGCAGCGCGGGGGTCTTCAACTGCTACATCGACCGCGACATCGACAAGTTGATGCACCGCACCGAAAAGCGTCCCCTCGTGACCGGTGAAGTCACCCCTCGCGAAGCACTCATCTTCGCGTGGATCCTTGGAGCTGCCTCCATCGCCATCCTATGGTTTGGCGCGAACCCCCTTTCGGCTTGGCTCGGCCTTGGTGCGATTGTTTTCTACGTTGTCATCTACACGATGATCCTCAAGCGCCGTACGGCACAGAACATCGTATGGGGCGGTGCGGCCGGCTGCTTCCCTGTGCTGATCGCCTGGGCGGCGGTGACGAACACTGTCGAGTGGCCCGCCGTCGTGCTCTTCATGGTGATTTTCCTGTGGACTCCTCCGCACTACTGGCCGTTGTCCATGCGGTACGGCGAGGACTACCGCAACGCCAACGTCCCGATGCTGGGCGCCATCGCCGGTGCCAAGGTGGTTTCCGTCCAGGTGGTTCTGTACGCCTGGGCCATGGTGGTGTGCTCGCTGCTTTTGGTGCCGGTGGGCCGGGCGGGCTGGGTGTACACCATCGCCGCAGTCCTCGCGGGCGCCTGGTTCCTCTACGAATCACACGCCCTCTACAACCGGGCGCAAGGCGGCGACGTCTCGAACAAGGGAGCCATGAAGGTCTTCCATGGCTCCATCAGCTACCTGACGCTTCTCTTCATTGCCCTCGCGGTGGACCCGTTCATCGGTTCCCCGATCATCGGCGGCTGA